One window of Flavobacterium dauae genomic DNA carries:
- a CDS encoding GH3 auxin-responsive promoter family protein — MALSIINSIVSWILKKRIHQIELFIKYPNEVQNELLLNLIQRAKFTEIGKKYNFSSILTYQQFADRVPVSVYEDIEPLIERTRKGENNIFWAEPIKYFAKSSGTTNAKSKFIPVSNDALENCHYKAGKDMLCLYLNNNEDSQLFTGKSLRLGGSKQLYEDNNTIFGDLSAILIDNLPFWAEMGSTPSNKVSLMNEWTEKMQAIVKETKNENVTSLLGVPSWLLVLLNKVLQDTSNTNLLELWPNAEVYFHGGISFEPYRDQYKKLFPKDNFRFYENYNASEGFFAIQDRNNADDMLLMLDYGIFYEFIPMDTFGTSNQKTVPLANVQINKSYAVVITTNAGLWRYLIGDTVRFTSVNPYRIKITGRTKHHINAFGEELMIENTDTALAKTAKEFNVAIVEYTAAPVFMKGLEKGAHEWMIEFKENPKDLKAFAKKLDENIQSLNSDYEAKRYNSMTLNELVLNVAKPNLFHLWLEKKDKLGGQNKIPRLSNDRFYLEQLINMNN; from the coding sequence ATGGCTTTATCAATTATTAACTCTATTGTTTCGTGGATTCTAAAGAAGAGAATTCATCAGATAGAATTGTTTATTAAATACCCAAACGAGGTACAGAATGAATTGCTGTTAAATTTAATTCAACGGGCAAAGTTTACCGAAATAGGGAAGAAGTACAATTTTTCTTCTATCCTCACTTATCAGCAGTTTGCCGATCGGGTACCGGTCTCTGTTTACGAAGATATTGAACCGTTGATTGAACGTACAAGAAAAGGAGAAAATAATATTTTTTGGGCAGAACCAATAAAATATTTTGCAAAATCAAGCGGAACTACCAATGCCAAAAGTAAATTTATTCCGGTAAGCAATGATGCTTTAGAAAACTGTCATTACAAAGCGGGTAAAGATATGTTGTGTTTGTATTTAAACAACAATGAAGATTCGCAGCTTTTTACCGGAAAAAGCCTTCGGTTAGGCGGAAGCAAACAATTATACGAAGACAATAACACCATTTTTGGCGATTTGTCGGCTATTTTAATTGATAATCTGCCTTTTTGGGCCGAAATGGGTTCTACACCAAGCAACAAGGTTTCGTTAATGAATGAATGGACAGAAAAAATGCAGGCAATTGTTAAGGAAACCAAAAACGAAAATGTAACCAGTTTGTTAGGCGTGCCCTCGTGGTTACTTGTTTTATTAAACAAGGTGTTACAAGATACTTCAAACACTAATTTATTAGAACTTTGGCCTAATGCCGAAGTTTATTTTCACGGCGGAATAAGCTTTGAACCTTATCGCGATCAGTATAAAAAGTTGTTCCCAAAAGATAACTTCCGTTTTTACGAAAATTACAATGCTTCCGAAGGTTTTTTTGCCATTCAGGATCGCAATAATGCCGATGATATGTTGCTGATGTTAGATTATGGCATTTTTTATGAATTTATTCCTATGGATACTTTTGGAACATCTAACCAAAAAACAGTACCTTTAGCCAATGTTCAAATAAATAAAAGTTATGCCGTTGTTATTACCACAAATGCAGGTTTATGGCGCTATTTAATTGGTGATACGGTTAGGTTTACATCGGTAAATCCGTATCGTATAAAAATTACAGGCAGAACAAAACATCACATAAATGCTTTTGGCGAAGAGTTAATGATCGAAAATACCGATACCGCTCTTGCAAAAACAGCAAAAGAATTTAACGTGGCAATTGTTGAATATACCGCAGCACCTGTTTTTATGAAAGGTTTAGAGAAAGGAGCACACGAATGGATGATTGAATTTAAAGAAAATCCAAAAGATTTAAAAGCCTTTGCCAAAAAATTAGATGAAAATATTCAGTCGTTAAACTCTGATTACGAAGCAAAAAGATACAATAGTATGACGTTGAATGAACTGGTTTTAAATGTTGCGAAACCAAACCTTTTTCATTTATGGTTAGAGAAAAAGGATAAGTTGGGCGGACAAAATAAGATTCCTCGTTTATCAAACGACCGTTTTTATTTAGAACAATTAATAAATATGAATAATTAA
- a CDS encoding S46 family peptidase, which produces MKKLLRALVLFVSFPIFAQQGGMWVPSLLKGMNEKEMKSLGMKMSVADIYDVNTSSLKDAVPQFNGGCTAEVISAKGLLLTNHHCGYGEIQSHSTVEHDYLQDGFWAKSYEEELPNPDLEVTFIVSIHDVTKDILKGTETLTNETEKKSLIEKNMNDLQKSYKREDWQNVMIRTFFEGNQYMLFVTESFEDVRLVGAPPSSIGKFGSDTDNWVWPRHTGDFSLFRIYADKNNRPAKYSKDNVPYTPKHYFPISINGVEQDDFTLVYGYPGSTQEYLPSFAVEQIINDLNPAKIEIRDKALKVSDGFMRQDQTIKIQYASKYARIANYWKKWIGESQGLKKSDAVAVKKSFEQEFLKRAKKENKMNEYGNLLPQFEKIYKDITPYAVSRDYFMEVVLRNNELLSVGFRLFQLENAYEKVGEQGFNDRKENLIKGLESLYKDYNKNVDQGIFEATIALYGTKAPQNLTPDAIKNKDYSALANTVYSKSALTSYEGLKKLLNGKAVDVIKNLHKDPGYALAKELSNNYFKNIAPSYDKMDLELGALQRTYMKAQLELFPDARIFPDANSTLRVTYGKVNGYQPSDAVTYSHVTYLDGVMEKYVPGDYEFDVPKKLIDLYNAKDFGQYADKNGKLPVNFIATNHTTGGNSGSPAIDAYGNLIGLNFDRVWEGTMSDIHYDPAICRNIMVDARYILFIIDKYADAKHLIDEIKIAKPKENKKSKR; this is translated from the coding sequence ATGAAAAAATTACTACGAGCATTAGTATTATTTGTTTCGTTCCCCATTTTTGCACAACAAGGCGGTATGTGGGTTCCTTCTTTATTAAAAGGAATGAACGAAAAGGAAATGAAAAGTTTGGGAATGAAAATGTCGGTTGCCGATATTTACGATGTAAATACTTCAAGTTTAAAAGATGCGGTTCCGCAATTTAACGGTGGCTGTACCGCCGAAGTAATTTCCGCTAAAGGTTTACTTTTAACAAATCATCACTGTGGTTACGGCGAAATTCAATCGCATTCTACCGTTGAACACGATTATTTGCAAGATGGTTTTTGGGCAAAATCGTATGAAGAAGAATTGCCCAATCCCGATTTAGAAGTTACTTTTATTGTAAGCATTCACGATGTTACTAAAGATATTTTAAAGGGAACGGAAACATTGACTAACGAAACCGAAAAAAAATCGTTAATTGAAAAAAATATGAACGATTTACAGAAATCGTACAAACGTGAAGACTGGCAAAATGTAATGATTCGTACTTTTTTTGAAGGGAATCAATATATGTTGTTTGTAACAGAATCTTTTGAAGATGTTCGTTTGGTAGGTGCACCGCCATCATCAATCGGAAAATTTGGTTCGGATACCGATAACTGGGTTTGGCCACGCCACACAGGTGATTTTTCGCTTTTTAGAATTTATGCCGATAAAAACAATCGTCCTGCAAAATATTCAAAAGATAATGTTCCTTACACACCAAAGCACTACTTCCCTATTTCTATTAACGGTGTAGAACAAGACGATTTTACATTGGTTTACGGCTATCCGGGCAGTACACAAGAATACCTGCCTTCATTTGCTGTAGAACAAATTATTAATGATTTAAATCCTGCAAAAATCGAAATTCGTGACAAAGCCTTAAAGGTTTCCGATGGATTTATGCGTCAGGACCAAACCATTAAAATTCAATATGCTTCTAAATATGCACGCATTGCCAACTACTGGAAAAAATGGATTGGTGAAAGCCAAGGATTAAAAAAATCGGATGCTGTTGCAGTAAAAAAATCTTTTGAGCAAGAATTTTTAAAGCGTGCAAAAAAAGAAAATAAAATGAACGAATACGGCAATTTACTACCACAGTTCGAAAAAATTTACAAAGACATTACGCCGTATGCCGTTTCCCGTGATTATTTTATGGAAGTTGTTTTGCGTAACAATGAATTACTGTCGGTTGGTTTCCGTTTGTTTCAGTTAGAAAATGCTTACGAAAAAGTGGGTGAACAAGGTTTTAATGACCGCAAAGAAAATTTAATTAAAGGTTTAGAATCGTTATATAAAGATTACAACAAAAACGTAGATCAAGGTATTTTTGAAGCAACTATAGCTTTATATGGTACAAAAGCACCGCAAAATTTAACGCCTGATGCCATCAAAAATAAAGACTATTCAGCTTTAGCAAATACTGTTTATTCAAAATCGGCATTGACTTCTTACGAAGGATTAAAAAAATTATTAAACGGAAAAGCTGTTGATGTTATTAAAAATTTACACAAAGATCCTGGTTATGCGTTGGCAAAAGAATTATCAAACAACTATTTTAAAAACATCGCTCCATCGTATGATAAAATGGATTTAGAATTAGGTGCCTTACAGCGTACTTATATGAAAGCCCAATTAGAACTTTTTCCAGACGCTCGTATCTTTCCAGATGCCAATTCAACACTTCGCGTAACTTATGGTAAAGTAAATGGCTACCAGCCAAGTGATGCCGTTACTTACAGCCACGTTACTTATTTAGATGGAGTTATGGAAAAATATGTTCCGGGTGATTATGAATTTGATGTTCCTAAAAAATTAATTGATCTTTACAACGCAAAAGATTTTGGTCAATATGCAGATAAAAACGGAAAATTACCAGTAAACTTTATTGCTACAAACCATACTACGGGCGGAAATTCAGGTTCGCCTGCAATTGATGCTTATGGAAATTTAATTGGCTTAAATTTTGACCGTGTATGGGAAGGAACAATGAGCGATATTCATTACGATCCGGCAATTTGCAGAAACATTATGGTTGATGCACGCTATATTTTATTCATTATTGATAAATATGCAGATGCCAAACACCTTATAGATGAAATAAAAATTGCAAAACCAAAAGAAAACAAGAAATCAAAACGTTAA
- a CDS encoding DUF2809 domain-containing protein, whose translation MKFLRFNRKCFFIALILFVAEALIALYVHDDFIRPFVGDVIVVWFIYYAIKMFVDIKSLYIAIFTLLFAFGVETAQYFQLINILGLQNKKWARIVIGTSFSWWDMLCYVVGFIVLFLLDKELRKLFND comes from the coding sequence ATGAAGTTTTTAAGATTTAACCGCAAGTGCTTTTTTATTGCTTTAATTTTATTTGTAGCAGAGGCATTAATTGCCTTGTATGTGCACGATGATTTTATTCGTCCGTTTGTGGGCGATGTTATTGTGGTTTGGTTTATTTATTATGCTATAAAAATGTTTGTGGATATTAAGTCTTTATACATTGCAATTTTTACGTTATTGTTTGCTTTTGGGGTAGAAACAGCTCAATATTTTCAATTGATAAATATCCTGGGTTTACAAAATAAAAAATGGGCACGAATTGTTATAGGAACATCGTTTTCGTGGTGGGATATGCTTTGTTATGTTGTAGGTTTTATAGTTTTATTTTTGTTGGATAAAGAATTAAGAAAACTTTTTAATGATTAA